The DNA region CTTCGGCGGTGATGCCGCTGCCGATGTCGTGCGCGAAGAGGATCAGGCCGCGCGCCAGTGCGCGGCGGCTGGGGTCGGCGTCGATGCCCCGGGTGATGCTCATGTCCAGCTTGATCACGTCCGGCTGCAGGTTCAGGATGTGCCGCATGCTGGCGTAGCCGGCGCCCGCATCGTCGATGGCCAGGCGCGCACCGCGGTCGCGCAGCGGCTGCAGCGTGGCCGCGAGGGTGGTGTAGTTGTCCACGGTGGCGTGTTCGGTGATCTCCACCACGATGCGCGACAGGTCGGCGAACTCCAGGGTGCGGGCCAGGCTGCCGTCGAGCACCGCCGCCGGCGAGCAGTTGATGCTGAGCGACAGGTGCGGTGCGAAGGCCGGCAGCATCTCCAGCGCCTTGTGCAGGGCATGCAACTCCAGCTCGGTGCCCAGCCCGGCCCCGGCCGCAGCGTCAAACCAGACGTTCGGCGGGCGCCGCGGCTCCAGGTCGAAGGTGGACAGGCATTCGAAGCCCTCCAGCCGCTGCGGGCGCAGCGCGTAGATGGGCTGGTAGACGATGCGCGGCGCCCCGCTGTCCATGGCGTGCCGGATGCGCGCGACCGTTTCCCTTTGCACGCGCTGAGCGGCGTGCTGCTCGTCGATGCGGTCGGCGATCACGTCGGCGAAGGCGCGCATCAGCTGCATGTCGCGCTCGCCCAGGCTGGGGTCGGGCTGGTGGCGAAAGCAGCATAGCGTGCCGTGGACCACGCCGGTGCTGAGCACGATGGGCACGCTCAGGTGC from Paracidovorax wautersii includes:
- a CDS encoding EAL domain-containing protein, translated to MRHPPSLFDARPNPVSTVIAESVGLVGIDRMLHTVRKHLGMDVAFISRFRAQDRLFDHADADNPASPVQRGGSLSLQEGYCLKVVRGELPQCIPDTSALPAAQAIPATAAIPIGAHLSVPIVLSTGVVHGTLCCFRHQPDPSLGERDMQLMRAFADVIADRIDEQHAAQRVQRETVARIRHAMDSGAPRIVYQPIYALRPQRLEGFECLSTFDLEPRRPPNVWFDAAAGAGLGTELELHALHKALEMLPAFAPHLSLSINCSPAAVLDGSLARTLEFADLSRIVVEITEHATVDNYTTLAATLQPLRDRGARLAIDDAGAGYASMRHILNLQPDVIKLDMSITRGIDADPSRRALARGLILFAHDIGSGITAEGVETEDEARTLGDLGVDHLQGYLLGRPMPFDDARRCAMH